A genomic window from Mesosutterella faecium includes:
- a CDS encoding sulfite exporter TauE/SafE family protein produces the protein MLPDFTTLLIVCPLVFLGGLVDAIAGGGGLITLPGYLLAGVPPHLAIGTNKLSSGMGMCISTVRLYRGGFIDLRLALVPIAAAFAGSLAGARIALMVPAQVFQILLVLCLPVAAVLVMRRRTLSPDSRPMDEGRRRRMLALVGFACGAYDGFYGPGAGTFMLLGFAAAAGLGVRDAAGQMKIVNFSSGIAALATFALAGEVDWILGLIAGAFGIAGHYIGAGLVMKNGSRVVRPIILAVLAVLFLKTAWDFLPR, from the coding sequence ATGCTGCCTGACTTCACCACGCTTCTCATCGTCTGCCCGCTCGTTTTCTTAGGGGGGCTTGTAGACGCCATCGCGGGAGGCGGCGGCCTCATCACGCTGCCCGGTTATCTTCTGGCCGGCGTCCCGCCGCACCTCGCGATCGGGACCAACAAACTCTCAAGCGGCATGGGCATGTGCATTTCGACCGTGAGGCTCTACCGGGGCGGGTTCATCGACCTGCGGCTCGCCCTCGTCCCGATCGCGGCGGCCTTTGCCGGGAGTCTCGCGGGAGCCCGCATCGCGCTCATGGTCCCCGCGCAGGTCTTTCAGATTCTCCTGGTGCTCTGCCTGCCGGTGGCGGCCGTTCTCGTGATGCGGCGCCGCACGCTCTCGCCCGACTCCCGGCCGATGGACGAGGGCAGAAGGCGCCGGATGCTCGCCCTCGTCGGTTTCGCCTGCGGAGCCTACGACGGCTTCTACGGCCCGGGGGCCGGCACCTTCATGCTGCTTGGGTTCGCCGCGGCCGCAGGACTCGGGGTGAGGGACGCCGCGGGCCAGATGAAGATCGTCAACTTCTCGAGCGGCATCGCCGCTCTGGCCACGTTCGCCCTTGCGGGCGAGGTCGACTGGATCCTCGGACTCATCGCGGGCGCCTTCGGCATTGCGGGCCACTACATCGGCGCGGGGCTCGTCATGAAAAACGGCAGTCGCGTCGTGCGCCCGATCATTCTCGCGGTGCTCGCCGTGCTGTTCCTCAAGACGGCCTGGGACTTCCTGCCGCGCTGA
- a CDS encoding lyase family protein: protein MKLGLIAFSVSAALFAQMGYAAEAAQQRDEFFWLGEINKASLVINAEQGLLPKDVSRKIAGGLERVLDNGNKKGGPRPNRVIKFEPYLIKEAGMDATMLHVGRSSQDMHATYYSAIMRDNVLRLSGKLADTMAVINELAKSNVGTIVPNYTNGVAAQPNSYAHYLQGFQSGFARDAERLRQFYARLNLCPMGTTVLNGTGWPLNRERMSNYLGFSAPVPNAYDAAQIKPVELGSILVSIALHVGSFIQDVSVQYAQPRPWILLQEGGDNTYVSSAMPQKRNPGLMINVRESASNVISEGLSPVILAHNIVPGMIDPKRVAPNSRMVNDTIKMLDQYMRVLKALRIDPQRSLEELNSDWTASQEIADELMRNYKLPFRVGHHVASKMVSYAKAHNIKPTEFPYARMQQIYAEVIDKEYPAASRECPMSEADLRKALDPAAIIANRKTAGGPQKAELQKALARTDGVIEQNRKWTKSETAKINESLARLDKDFKAYLD from the coding sequence ATGAAACTCGGGCTTATTGCTTTTTCCGTGTCAGCGGCGCTGTTCGCACAGATGGGGTACGCTGCGGAAGCCGCGCAGCAGCGTGATGAATTTTTTTGGCTTGGTGAAATCAACAAGGCCTCGCTTGTCATCAATGCCGAGCAGGGACTGCTGCCCAAAGACGTGAGCCGGAAAATAGCCGGCGGCCTAGAGAGGGTGCTGGACAATGGCAATAAGAAAGGCGGCCCGCGCCCGAACCGTGTGATCAAATTCGAGCCCTATCTCATCAAAGAGGCGGGCATGGACGCCACAATGCTTCATGTCGGCAGGTCCAGCCAGGATATGCACGCCACTTATTATTCGGCCATCATGCGCGACAACGTCCTGCGGCTTTCCGGCAAGCTCGCCGACACCATGGCGGTGATCAACGAACTGGCCAAAAGCAACGTCGGCACCATCGTGCCCAACTACACCAACGGGGTGGCGGCGCAGCCGAACAGCTACGCGCATTACCTCCAGGGGTTCCAGTCCGGCTTTGCGCGCGATGCCGAACGGCTGCGCCAGTTTTATGCCCGCCTGAACCTTTGCCCGATGGGCACGACGGTGCTCAACGGCACGGGCTGGCCTCTGAACCGCGAGCGCATGTCGAACTACCTCGGTTTCAGCGCTCCGGTGCCCAATGCTTATGACGCCGCGCAGATCAAGCCTGTCGAGCTCGGCTCCATCCTTGTTTCCATTGCCCTGCATGTAGGTAGCTTCATTCAGGACGTGTCCGTGCAGTACGCCCAGCCCCGCCCCTGGATTCTGCTTCAGGAGGGCGGCGACAATACCTACGTCTCGTCGGCTATGCCGCAGAAACGCAATCCCGGACTGATGATCAACGTGCGCGAATCGGCGAGCAACGTCATCAGCGAGGGCCTGTCGCCTGTTATCCTCGCCCACAACATTGTCCCGGGAATGATCGATCCGAAGCGCGTTGCACCGAATTCCCGGATGGTGAACGACACCATCAAGATGCTGGATCAGTACATGCGCGTATTGAAGGCTCTTCGCATCGACCCGCAGCGCTCTCTTGAAGAGCTCAACAGCGACTGGACGGCTTCGCAGGAAATTGCAGACGAGCTGATGCGCAACTACAAGCTGCCGTTCCGCGTCGGGCACCATGTCGCCAGCAAAATGGTGTCTTACGCCAAGGCTCACAATATCAAGCCGACGGAATTCCCCTACGCAAGGATGCAGCAGATTTACGCCGAAGTCATAGACAAGGAATATCCGGCAGCCTCCCGCGAGTGCCCGATGAGCGAAGCCGACCTGAGGAAGGCGCTGGATCCTGCGGCCATCATTGCAAACCGCAAGACTGCCGGCGGCCCTCAGAAGGCAGAGCTCCAGAAGGCGCTGGCGCGTACGGACGGCGTCATTGAACAGAACAGGAAGTGGACGAAGTCTGAAACGGCGAAAATCAACGAATCCCTCGCGAGGCTCGACAAGGACTTTAAAGCCTATCTCGATTGA
- a CDS encoding MetQ/NlpA family ABC transporter substrate-binding protein — MNRRTFIASAAAAALFASASLPAFAAPAQKLRVACTPVPSGELLKFVKPILAKQGIDLQIVEFTDFVAPNAALDAKEVDANFYQHVPFLDNAVRQRRLKIAKVAPVHILPIAVYSKNLKDVKKVPQGGRVSIPNDPTNGGRALLLLQSAGLIKLRPGVGYEATPLDVASNPKKLKFVELDAAQVPRSIRDVDLAVVNSNYALGVGLNPLKDAILIENKESPYAVVVASRQGDEKNPKIQKLVQALTSKETKNFILKKYKGAVVPAF, encoded by the coding sequence ATGAACCGCCGCACCTTCATCGCTTCCGCCGCCGCAGCCGCCCTTTTCGCCTCGGCCTCCCTTCCGGCTTTTGCCGCTCCCGCCCAGAAGCTTCGGGTCGCCTGCACCCCGGTGCCTTCCGGCGAGCTTCTGAAATTCGTGAAGCCCATTCTCGCGAAGCAGGGCATCGACCTTCAAATCGTGGAGTTCACGGACTTTGTCGCCCCGAACGCGGCGCTTGATGCGAAGGAAGTGGACGCGAACTTCTACCAGCACGTCCCGTTCCTCGACAACGCCGTGCGGCAGCGCCGCCTGAAGATCGCGAAGGTCGCTCCGGTGCACATCCTCCCGATTGCCGTTTATTCCAAAAACCTGAAGGACGTGAAGAAGGTGCCGCAGGGCGGCCGCGTATCGATCCCGAACGACCCGACGAACGGCGGCCGCGCGCTCCTGCTCCTGCAGTCTGCGGGCCTGATCAAGCTGCGTCCGGGGGTGGGCTACGAGGCGACCCCGCTCGACGTGGCCTCAAATCCGAAGAAGCTGAAGTTCGTGGAGCTTGACGCGGCCCAGGTGCCGCGCTCCATCAGGGACGTGGATCTCGCCGTCGTCAATTCAAACTACGCGCTCGGCGTGGGGCTCAATCCTCTGAAGGACGCGATTTTGATTGAAAACAAGGAGAGCCCCTATGCGGTCGTGGTCGCCTCCCGCCAGGGCGACGAGAAGAATCCGAAGATCCAGAAGCTCGTGCAGGCGCTCACTTCGAAGGAAACAAAGAATTTCATCCTGAAGAAGTACAAGGGAGCCGTCGTCCCGGCGTTCTGA
- a CDS encoding LysR family transcriptional regulator, with product MKLQSITAWRYLTAFGSFGRISDVASHFDVNASSVSRALRELEASLGYPLFRAEGRNLRLTERGKAAVKLMKPAIDMFDRQIAQISKLNAGVSGPIRLSVAGGFAASFLLDYLDRFKALYPDIVFEVSSGRKIPALRSGTCDIVTVTGRPENEHVVFLPRGVNHYVPVASPAFLDRNKQLSSPDDLRRVRVFAYGGAERTPTRVLVRGREKCELELKEYLRIDSVSAIKQAVLQGKGMAIDLPVLHCAAELAAGNLVPVLSGWHRPDEELYVVTSRIGWQAPRIRIFAQWFAEESRKEYERCWKEIEPVLKRCRLKSGSQGLTDSP from the coding sequence ATGAAACTTCAGAGCATTACCGCCTGGCGCTACCTGACAGCCTTTGGCTCTTTCGGCCGCATCAGCGATGTGGCGTCCCATTTCGACGTCAATGCATCCAGCGTGAGCCGCGCCCTCAGAGAGCTCGAAGCCTCCCTAGGCTATCCGCTGTTTCGCGCCGAAGGCAGGAATCTGCGCCTGACAGAGCGCGGGAAAGCCGCTGTCAAGCTAATGAAGCCTGCCATTGACATGTTTGACCGCCAGATCGCGCAGATTTCAAAACTTAACGCCGGCGTAAGCGGCCCTATCCGCCTTTCTGTCGCCGGCGGCTTCGCCGCCAGCTTTCTGCTGGACTACCTTGACCGCTTCAAGGCCCTGTACCCGGATATTGTTTTTGAAGTTTCATCCGGACGAAAAATTCCGGCCCTTCGCAGCGGCACCTGCGACATCGTCACAGTAACAGGCAGACCCGAGAACGAGCATGTGGTCTTTCTGCCGCGAGGCGTCAATCACTATGTGCCCGTTGCAAGCCCCGCCTTTCTCGACAGGAACAAACAGCTCTCCTCCCCTGATGACCTCCGCCGGGTCCGCGTCTTCGCCTACGGCGGAGCAGAAAGGACCCCCACCCGGGTTCTAGTGCGCGGAAGGGAAAAATGCGAGCTGGAGCTCAAGGAATACCTGCGCATCGACAGCGTCTCGGCCATCAAGCAGGCCGTCCTGCAGGGCAAGGGCATGGCCATCGACCTTCCTGTCCTGCACTGCGCCGCGGAACTTGCTGCAGGGAACCTCGTTCCGGTCCTCTCGGGCTGGCACCGTCCCGACGAAGAGCTTTACGTCGTAACGAGCCGGATTGGCTGGCAGGCTCCCCGGATCCGGATTTTTGCCCAGTGGTTTGCGGAGGAATCCCGGAAGGAATACGAGCGCTGTTGGAAAGAGATCGAGCCTGTCCTCAAACGCTGCAGACTGAAATCCGGCAGTCAGGGGCTCACGGACTCTCCATGA
- a CDS encoding flavocytochrome c, translating to MQLKLKTILPVVLAAVFATGSATAATYTEKVAGHNGPMTVKVTVDQGRVTAVQVTENKETQGIGSRAIAKVPGEIVKAGSPKVQAVSGATVTSKAIMTAVEGALAKDKNGGRAQKVTFKPGTYTARAYGSNGWVNVEVTVDEHRIKSIKTPDFRETRLMGGMAVEKLTDQILRYQTLNVDSVSGATVTSAAFKKAVGEALSKAGGGLALLQTPVPPMKKKFKGTKTEAYDLVIVGSGGAGLSAAVTATEKGGRHVIVIEKMPVIGGNTLRCASAFNAADPERQARLPMTDTLKDAVVKAINEKPANPEHAKLQADVKAKYEAYLKSGSKSLFDCPEWHALQTYNGGDKVGKIPLIRTYATNVKGTLDWLQSLGAPVLDRVSQGAGALWQRTHQFDAPAGNALIEPLLKAANKQGVKIVTGMRAQSLIVKNGKVVGVRATDTLGDKYVFNSRHGVILATGGYSQNKQMRQKSAPNLTPDMVSTNQPGATGDGIIMATKIGAGTTGMNYVQVYPLATPGSGTLQGRARKMSGLDDVIDVNKNGERFVKEDARRDEFVAAIKKQPGAMCYDINDSQIVQKRNSFNEDVDTLVSLGRIYKADTLADLAKQIGVPPKNLEATVAEYNKQVEAKNDPKFGRKLFDKKIEKGPFYATPRAPSIHHTMGGLTINSRAQVLDTKGRVIPGLYAAGEVTGGIHGSNRLGGNATADVTTFGRIAAKTALGLK from the coding sequence ATGCAGCTCAAACTCAAGACAATCCTGCCGGTAGTGCTCGCGGCAGTCTTCGCGACAGGCTCAGCGACTGCCGCCACTTACACCGAGAAGGTGGCCGGCCACAACGGCCCCATGACCGTCAAGGTCACGGTCGACCAGGGGCGCGTCACTGCGGTTCAGGTCACCGAGAACAAGGAGACCCAGGGCATCGGAAGCCGCGCGATCGCGAAGGTTCCCGGTGAGATCGTAAAGGCGGGCTCCCCCAAAGTGCAGGCGGTGAGCGGCGCCACGGTGACTTCGAAGGCGATCATGACCGCGGTCGAAGGAGCGCTTGCCAAAGATAAGAACGGCGGCCGCGCCCAGAAGGTCACCTTCAAGCCCGGCACCTATACGGCCAGGGCCTATGGCTCGAACGGCTGGGTGAACGTCGAAGTGACGGTCGACGAGCATCGGATCAAATCCATTAAGACTCCGGACTTCCGCGAGACCCGGCTGATGGGCGGCATGGCGGTGGAAAAGCTCACCGACCAGATCCTGCGCTACCAGACGCTCAACGTCGACAGCGTCTCGGGCGCCACGGTCACCTCCGCGGCCTTTAAGAAGGCGGTGGGCGAAGCGCTGAGCAAGGCGGGCGGCGGCCTCGCCCTGCTGCAGACTCCGGTTCCGCCGATGAAGAAGAAGTTCAAGGGCACGAAGACCGAGGCCTATGACCTCGTGATCGTCGGTTCGGGCGGCGCGGGCCTGTCCGCGGCCGTGACCGCGACTGAAAAGGGCGGCCGGCACGTGATCGTGATCGAAAAGATGCCGGTGATCGGCGGCAACACGCTGCGCTGCGCCTCGGCCTTCAACGCGGCCGACCCGGAGCGCCAGGCGCGTCTGCCGATGACCGACACCCTCAAGGACGCGGTCGTCAAGGCGATCAACGAGAAGCCCGCCAATCCGGAGCACGCGAAGCTGCAGGCCGACGTGAAGGCGAAGTACGAGGCCTATCTCAAGTCCGGCTCCAAGAGCCTCTTCGACTGCCCCGAGTGGCACGCCCTTCAGACCTACAACGGCGGCGACAAAGTGGGCAAGATTCCGCTGATCCGCACTTACGCGACCAATGTGAAGGGCACGCTCGACTGGCTGCAGAGCCTGGGCGCGCCGGTTCTCGACCGCGTCTCCCAGGGCGCGGGCGCGCTCTGGCAGCGCACCCACCAGTTTGACGCCCCGGCGGGCAATGCCCTGATTGAGCCGTTGCTCAAGGCGGCGAATAAGCAGGGCGTGAAGATCGTCACCGGCATGCGCGCCCAGAGCCTCATCGTGAAGAACGGCAAGGTGGTGGGCGTGCGGGCGACCGATACGTTGGGCGACAAGTATGTCTTCAACAGCAGGCACGGCGTGATTCTCGCCACCGGCGGCTACTCCCAGAACAAGCAGATGCGGCAGAAGTCCGCCCCGAACCTCACGCCTGACATGGTCTCCACGAACCAGCCCGGTGCGACCGGCGACGGCATCATCATGGCCACGAAGATCGGCGCGGGCACCACCGGCATGAACTACGTCCAGGTCTACCCGCTCGCCACGCCTGGCTCGGGCACCCTGCAGGGCCGCGCCCGCAAGATGTCGGGCCTCGACGACGTGATTGACGTGAACAAGAACGGCGAGCGCTTCGTGAAGGAAGACGCCCGCCGCGACGAGTTCGTCGCCGCGATCAAGAAGCAGCCCGGCGCCATGTGCTACGACATCAACGACAGCCAGATCGTGCAGAAGAGGAACAGCTTCAACGAGGACGTGGATACGCTCGTGAGCCTCGGCCGCATCTATAAGGCCGACACGCTCGCGGACCTCGCCAAGCAGATCGGCGTCCCGCCGAAGAACCTCGAGGCGACTGTGGCTGAGTACAACAAGCAGGTCGAGGCGAAGAACGATCCGAAGTTCGGACGCAAGCTCTTCGACAAGAAGATCGAGAAGGGCCCGTTCTACGCGACGCCGCGCGCTCCGTCCATCCACCACACGATGGGCGGCCTCACGATCAACAGCCGCGCGCAGGTGCTGGACACGAAGGGACGCGTGATCCCGGGCCTTTATGCCGCGGGTGAAGTGACCGGCGGCATCCACGGCTCCAACCGTCTGGGCGGCAACGCCACGGCTGATGTGACCACCTTCGGCCGCATCGCTGCGAAGACCGCTCTCGGGCTGAAGTAA
- a CDS encoding Hsp20/alpha crystallin family protein yields MANVPTIFDETPFSVFDPFDVFSGVRFPDPAASVFGKNADRLMKTDVRETDKGYTLLMDLPGFKKDEISAELKDGYLTVSARKDEKHEDKKEGRLIRSERSTGSCSRTFYVGEGVKQGDCSASFADGILTINVPKAEAQKPERKMISIQ; encoded by the coding sequence ATGGCTAATGTTCCGACTATCTTTGATGAAACTCCGTTCAGCGTTTTCGATCCGTTTGATGTTTTCTCCGGCGTCCGCTTCCCGGATCCGGCTGCCAGTGTTTTCGGTAAAAATGCCGACCGTCTGATGAAGACCGATGTGCGCGAGACCGACAAGGGCTACACGCTGCTGATGGATCTGCCTGGCTTTAAGAAGGATGAGATCAGCGCGGAGCTGAAGGACGGCTACCTCACGGTTTCGGCCAGGAAGGACGAGAAGCATGAGGACAAGAAGGAGGGGCGGCTCATCCGCTCGGAGCGCAGCACCGGCTCCTGCAGCAGGACGTTCTATGTGGGCGAGGGCGTGAAGCAGGGCGACTGCAGCGCGTCCTTCGCGGACGGCATCCTCACGATCAACGTTCCGAAAGCCGAGGCTCAGAAGCCTGAACGCAAGATGATTTCAATCCAGTGA
- the nadE gene encoding NAD(+) synthase, whose protein sequence is MLTNPTETARAVSNWIRDYFDQNCPKGRAVVGISGGKDSAVTAALCAWALGKDRVAGVLMPDGAQKDIADSEAVVRLLGISSVTINIAGMHQAFRDEIAANSGFAALAGRESLSRDSEINFPARLRMATLYAVAQSLPGGALVINTCNKSEDWVGYSTKFGDSAGDLSPLAVFTVTEVRQLGSALGLPDSIVRKTPSDGLSGLSDEAKLGFTYEQLDRLIETGECEDPALKAKIDRMHAANLHKLQPMPHFPRKD, encoded by the coding sequence GTGCTCACTAATCCCACTGAGACCGCCCGGGCCGTCTCGAACTGGATCCGGGACTATTTCGACCAAAACTGCCCGAAGGGCCGGGCCGTCGTCGGCATTTCCGGCGGCAAGGACTCTGCCGTGACTGCGGCGCTTTGCGCGTGGGCCCTCGGGAAAGACCGGGTGGCGGGCGTGCTGATGCCCGACGGCGCGCAAAAGGACATCGCCGACAGCGAGGCGGTGGTGCGTCTGCTCGGCATTTCCTCGGTCACGATCAACATCGCCGGGATGCACCAGGCCTTCCGGGACGAGATCGCCGCAAACAGCGGCTTTGCGGCTCTCGCCGGCCGGGAGTCGCTTTCCCGCGACTCGGAGATCAACTTTCCTGCAAGGCTTCGCATGGCCACGCTCTATGCGGTCGCACAGTCTCTGCCGGGCGGAGCGCTTGTCATCAACACCTGCAACAAGTCCGAGGACTGGGTCGGCTACTCCACGAAGTTCGGCGACTCGGCCGGGGACCTGAGCCCGCTTGCCGTCTTCACGGTCACCGAGGTGCGGCAGCTTGGAAGCGCCCTGGGGCTGCCCGACTCGATCGTCCGCAAGACCCCCTCGGACGGCTTAAGCGGCCTGAGCGACGAGGCAAAACTCGGCTTCACCTATGAGCAGCTCGACCGGCTGATCGAGACCGGCGAATGCGAGGACCCGGCCCTGAAGGCGAAGATCGACCGGATGCATGCGGCGAACCTCCACAAGCTGCAGCCCATGCCGCATTTCCCGAGAAAAGACTAA
- the hcp gene encoding hydroxylamine reductase: MFCNQCEQTMNGTGCTMGGVCGKTEAVAHMQDTLVVGARKLAEAILCADKAGVVDVSADDLLFSALFSTLTNVDFDSAALKAMLVRVLETAENLRAKAGCEKSGRTAASLADELLLTAPSPDAFAENEDVRSALQTILFGLKGVAAYAYHAQELGCRDHAMVVSAAKCLAASATDGVSRSLEDWLALALEVGRINVRAMQLLDEGNTKTYGDPTPTPVSLGHRKGHAILVSGHDLKDLYEILKAVEGTDIYVYTHGEMIPTHAYPKLRAFKNFAGHFGTAWQNQIAELPAFPGPVVFTTNCIQYPGLYQDKVFTSGVVQWPGCVHISNGDWSPVIRKALEMPGYAEDEEGQSVTVGFGRKTLLDAVPAIIDAVKAGAVKHVFLVGGCDGIKKERQYYADFVEQTPKDTLILTLGCGKYKFFKKQLGNIGPFPRLLDVGQCNDAYAAVVLALKLAETLKCTVNDLPLSLVLSWYEQKAAAILLSLLYLGVKNVRIGPSLPAFISPTILKVLSDRYGLKLVTTPEADLKAILG, from the coding sequence ATGTTTTGCAATCAGTGTGAGCAGACGATGAACGGCACCGGCTGCACGATGGGCGGGGTCTGCGGGAAGACGGAAGCCGTCGCCCACATGCAGGACACTCTGGTGGTGGGCGCGAGAAAGCTCGCCGAGGCGATCCTCTGCGCGGACAAGGCGGGCGTCGTCGACGTCTCTGCGGACGACCTCCTTTTCTCGGCTCTCTTTTCGACCCTCACCAACGTGGACTTTGACTCCGCGGCCCTGAAGGCGATGCTGGTGCGGGTGCTTGAGACCGCCGAGAACCTGCGCGCGAAGGCGGGCTGCGAAAAGTCCGGCCGCACGGCCGCGTCACTGGCCGACGAGCTGCTGCTCACCGCCCCGTCTCCCGATGCGTTTGCGGAAAACGAAGACGTCCGCTCGGCGCTGCAGACGATTCTCTTCGGGCTGAAAGGCGTCGCCGCCTACGCCTACCATGCGCAGGAGCTCGGCTGCCGCGACCACGCGATGGTCGTCTCCGCCGCGAAGTGCCTTGCCGCCTCCGCGACTGACGGCGTTTCGCGCTCGCTCGAGGACTGGCTCGCTCTCGCCCTCGAAGTGGGCCGCATTAACGTCCGCGCGATGCAGCTCCTGGACGAAGGCAACACGAAGACCTACGGCGACCCCACGCCCACGCCGGTTTCCCTCGGGCACAGGAAGGGCCATGCGATCCTCGTTTCCGGCCACGACCTCAAGGATCTCTACGAGATCCTCAAAGCCGTTGAAGGCACCGACATCTACGTCTACACCCACGGCGAGATGATCCCGACGCACGCGTACCCGAAGCTGCGCGCGTTCAAGAACTTCGCCGGCCACTTCGGCACCGCCTGGCAGAACCAGATCGCCGAACTTCCGGCCTTCCCCGGGCCGGTCGTCTTCACGACGAACTGCATCCAGTACCCGGGCCTCTACCAGGACAAGGTCTTCACTTCGGGCGTCGTCCAGTGGCCGGGCTGCGTCCACATTTCCAACGGCGACTGGTCTCCTGTCATCCGGAAGGCGCTCGAAATGCCGGGCTATGCCGAGGACGAGGAAGGCCAGAGCGTGACGGTGGGCTTCGGCCGCAAGACTCTTCTTGATGCCGTCCCCGCGATCATCGACGCGGTGAAGGCGGGCGCCGTGAAGCACGTCTTCCTCGTGGGCGGCTGCGACGGCATCAAAAAGGAGCGCCAGTACTACGCCGACTTCGTCGAGCAGACCCCGAAGGACACGCTGATCCTGACTCTGGGCTGCGGAAAGTACAAGTTCTTCAAGAAGCAGCTCGGCAATATCGGTCCCTTTCCCCGTCTTCTTGACGTCGGCCAGTGCAACGACGCCTACGCCGCTGTGGTCCTTGCGCTGAAGCTTGCCGAGACCCTGAAGTGCACGGTGAACGACCTGCCGCTTTCCCTCGTTCTCTCCTGGTACGAGCAGAAGGCCGCGGCCATTCTCCTCTCGCTCCTCTACCTCGGTGTGAAGAACGTCCGCATCGGACCGTCGCTCCCTGCCTTCATCAGCCCGACGATCCTGAAGGTCCTCTCCGATCGCTACGGCCTGAAGCTTGTCACCACGCCCGAGGCCGACCTGAAGGCGATTCTCGGCTGA
- a CDS encoding FAD-binding oxidoreductase: MDSEIISRLKEAVGSDYVITDEEKARPFLIDWTKRFRGRAVVVRPGSTEEVSRVMAIAYDTRTPVVPQSGGTTLVGGSIPDDSGRAILLSLGRMNKVEEIDTGNDTVTVQAGLILEQLHRAVEEKGRFFPLSFGAQGSAQIGGALATNAGGTAVLRYGNMRDLCLGLEVVLPDGRVMTALRGLRKDNTGYDLKQLFIGSEGTLGVITRAVLKLFPIPRGRQTALVGIPDLESSVKLLDRVKAAAGSELTGFELIQRKCIERVAEQLPGVELPGPVDDCPWWILAELSSQAEQGASLEAILAEAFEAGEVANAYLAQSLSDSEAFWRIRESIPEADASVGNNLHNDVSLKISLIPEFLEVTVKRLYEAYPWLDPSLYGHLGDGNIHFNIGSIPSNLAFENEEGIRRITYEEVVKRNGSISAEHGIGQLKRGHFLALKDPLELEIMERISRAIDPRGIMNPGKLLADRKD; this comes from the coding sequence ATGGACAGCGAAATCATCAGCCGGCTGAAGGAAGCGGTCGGAAGCGACTATGTGATCACGGACGAGGAAAAGGCGCGGCCCTTCCTCATTGACTGGACGAAGCGCTTCAGGGGCAGGGCGGTCGTCGTCCGCCCGGGCAGCACCGAGGAAGTCTCCCGGGTCATGGCGATCGCCTACGACACCCGCACGCCGGTCGTCCCGCAGTCGGGCGGCACGACCCTGGTCGGGGGCTCCATTCCGGATGATTCGGGCCGGGCCATCCTCCTTTCGCTGGGCCGGATGAACAAGGTCGAGGAAATCGACACCGGCAACGACACCGTCACGGTGCAGGCCGGGCTCATCCTGGAGCAGCTTCACAGGGCGGTGGAGGAGAAAGGGAGGTTTTTCCCGCTTTCCTTCGGCGCCCAGGGATCGGCCCAGATCGGCGGGGCCCTCGCGACGAACGCGGGCGGCACGGCGGTGCTTCGCTACGGCAACATGCGCGACCTCTGCCTCGGGCTTGAGGTGGTGCTGCCCGACGGGCGCGTGATGACGGCGCTGCGCGGCCTGAGAAAGGACAACACCGGCTACGACCTGAAGCAGCTTTTCATCGGGTCGGAAGGCACCCTCGGGGTCATTACGCGCGCCGTGCTGAAGCTCTTTCCCATTCCGCGCGGCCGCCAGACGGCCCTGGTCGGGATTCCGGACCTCGAGTCCTCGGTGAAGCTGCTGGACCGCGTGAAGGCCGCGGCGGGCTCCGAACTCACGGGCTTTGAGCTGATCCAGAGAAAGTGCATCGAGCGGGTGGCCGAGCAGCTGCCCGGCGTCGAGCTTCCGGGGCCGGTCGACGACTGCCCGTGGTGGATTCTCGCGGAGCTCTCGAGCCAGGCGGAACAAGGCGCTTCGCTTGAGGCGATTCTGGCGGAGGCGTTCGAAGCGGGCGAAGTCGCGAACGCCTACCTCGCGCAGTCGCTTTCCGACTCCGAAGCCTTCTGGCGGATCCGGGAGTCGATCCCGGAGGCCGACGCGAGCGTCGGCAACAACCTCCACAACGACGTGTCGCTCAAGATTTCCCTTATCCCGGAATTCCTCGAAGTGACGGTAAAGCGCCTCTACGAGGCCTATCCGTGGCTCGACCCTTCGCTTTACGGGCACCTCGGGGACGGGAACATCCACTTCAACATCGGCTCCATTCCCTCGAACCTCGCGTTTGAAAACGAAGAGGGGATCCGCAGGATCACCTACGAGGAAGTGGTGAAGAGAAACGGCTCGATTTCCGCCGAGCACGGCATCGGACAGCTGAAGCGCGGGCACTTCCTCGCACTCAAGGATCCGCTGGAGCTCGAGATCATGGAACGCATCAGCCGGGCGATCGACCCGAGGGGAATCATGAACCCGGGCAAGCTCCTTGCGGACCGGAAGGACTAG